One segment of Penaeus vannamei isolate JL-2024 chromosome 3, ASM4276789v1, whole genome shotgun sequence DNA contains the following:
- the LOC138859914 gene encoding uncharacterized protein: MADSNRDDPGRLAPSAHRAMLTQHDRPGVMLVISHTGHVDSTHTDGNLHFVSLIRATEVAQQESELGGATKVAQEEEPELVEGATEEEEPELEGATEVVQEEEPELVEGAMEVVQEEPELVEGATEVAQEEEPELEEEPELEGATEVAQEEEPELVEGAMEVAQEEPELVEGATEVAQEEEPELVEGATEVAQEEEPELVEGATEVAQEEELELEEPELVEGATEVAQEEEPELVEGATEASQEEEPEQYHVSELGDFSIWCSKSEMTTCNISFIVITQEEPELEEATEVAQELEKETQELKKEIQEVAQEL, from the exons ATGGCGGATAGTAACAGAGACGACCCGGGCAGGCTGGCGCCCAGTGCCCATCGAGCGATGCTGACCCAGCATGACCGCCCAGGGGTCATGCTGGTCATATCACATACAGGGCACGTGGACAGCACTCACACAGACGGAAATTTACATTTTGTCTCACTCATTC gagccacggaggtcgcccagcaGGAGTCCGAACTGGGAGGAGCCACgaaggtcgcccaggaggaggagcccgaactggtggaaggagccacggag gaggaggagcccgaactggaaggagccacggaggtcgtccaggaggaggagcccgaactggtggaaggagccatgGAGGTCGttcaggaggagcccgaactggtggaaggagccacggaggtcgcccaggaggaggagcccgaactg gaggaggagcccgaactggaaggagccacggaggtcgcccaggaggaggagcccgaactggtggaaggagccatgGAGGTCGctcaggaggagcccgaactggtggaaggagccacggaggtcgcccaggaggaggagcccgaactggtggaaggagccaccgaggtcgcccaggaggaggagcccgaactggtggaaggagccacggaggtcgcccaggaagAGGAGCTCGAACTG gaggagcccgaactggtggaaggagccacggaggtcgcccaggaggaggagcccgaactggtggaaggagccacggaggcctcccaggaggaggagcccgaacagTACCATGTATCAGAGCTTGGAGACTTTAGTATCTGGTGCAGTAAAAGTGAAATGACTACGTGCAACATCAGCTTCATAGTTATaacccaggaggagcccgaactggaagaagccacggaggtcgcccaggaa ctcgagaaggagacccaggagctcaagaaggagatccaggaagtcgcccaggagctctaG